From the Malaclemys terrapin pileata isolate rMalTer1 chromosome 13, rMalTer1.hap1, whole genome shotgun sequence genome, one window contains:
- the LOC128848451 gene encoding olfactory receptor 6N1-like, with translation MFFQFNCTALFYSWTQTMADRDWGNQTAIKEFIILGFGDLPDLQILLFLMFQVIYMATVAGNTLIVMLIVVNQHLHTPMYFFLGNLSCLETCYTSTILPRLLASLLTGDKTISVSGCIIQLYFCGSLACTECYLLAAMSYDRYLAICKPLHYSTLMNIRFCLQLTAGSWLNGCLATAIFVIFLSQLIFCGPNEINHFYCDSIPLIELSCSDTHQAILLAFILVSVFTLPPFLLTLTSYVCIITTILRIPSTTGRQKAFSTCSSHLIVVTIFYGSIMIVYLLPKHDTLRNLNKVLSLCYTVLTPLVNPLIYSLRNREVKEALCKAVSKYVAFTKTRRDS, from the coding sequence ATGTTCTTCCAATTCAATTGCACAGCATTGTTTTATTCCTGGACTCAAACAATGGCAGACAGAGACTGGGGAAACCAAACAGCCATCAAAGAATTCATCATTCTGGGATTCGGGGATCTCCCTGACCtgcaaattcttctcttcctgatgTTCCAAGTCATCTACATGGCAACCGTGGCTGGGAACACCCTCATTGTGATGCTCATTGTGGTTAaccagcaccttcacacccccatgtacttcttcctgggcaaCTTGTCCTgcctggagacctgctacacctcaaCCATCCTGCCCAGGTTGCTGGCCAGTCTCCTAACTGGGGACAAAACCATCTCAGTCAGTGGCTGCATCATACAACTGTATTTCTGTGGTTCTCTGGCATGTACAGAATGCTATCTCCTAGCAGcaatgtcttatgatcggtatttagcgatATGTAAACCGCTGCACTATTCAACTCTTATGAATATCAGGTTTTGCCTCCAATTGACTGCTGGGTCATGGTTAAATGGCTGTTTGGCTACTGCTATCTTTGTCATATTCCTATCACAGTTAATATTCTGTGGCCCAAATGAAATTAACCATTTCTATTGTGATTCCATCCCACTGATAGAACTATCCTGCAGTGACACCCACCAGGCCATATTGCTGGCTTTCATATTAGTCTCTGTATTCACCCTGCCTCCATTCCTACTAACCCTGACATCCTACGTGTGTATCATCACCACCAttctgagaatcccttccaccaccGGGAGACAAaaagccttttccacctgctcctctcatctcattgtggtgacaattttctatggaTCCATAATGATTGTGTACCTGCTACCGAAACATGATACACTGAGAAACCTGAACAAAGTGCTCTCTCTTTGCTACACGGTCCTGACTCCCCTGGTaaaccccctcatctacagcctgagaaacagagaggtcaaAGAAGCCTTGTGCAAAGCAGTTAGTAAATATGTGGCTTTCACCAAAACACGCAGAGACTCCTAG